The Mesomycoplasma ovipneumoniae genome window below encodes:
- the atpD gene encoding F0F1 ATP synthase subunit beta, translating into MKKQINIGHIVQIFGPVIDVQFPNEHMPAILSALEVEVDNQKIVFEVAQHLGEGIVRAIAMSMTYNLSKGLEVKDTGSQISVPVGNQVLSRMFNVLGNPIDSGPSLDSVEKKPIHSPAPTYLEQKAVSEILVTGIKVIDLLIPFVKGGKIGLFGGAGVGKTVLVQELINNIATKHGGLSVFAGVGERSREGNDLYFEMKASGVLDKTALVFGQMNEPPGARMRVALSALTMAEHFRDQDNQDVLLFIDNIFRFTQAGSEVSTLLGRIPSTVGYQPTLSTEMGQLQERITSTIRGSITSVQAVYVPADDITDPAPATTFSHLDAKTVLDRGIAALGIYPAVDPLASSSRALDPSVVGKQHYEVAKKVVQILQRFKELQDIIAILGVDELSESDKQVVARARRIRNFLSQPFFVAQKFSGIEGQFIKIEDTVNNFDELLSGKFDNVPEEAFLYVGTINQALEKAKKMGWSENN; encoded by the coding sequence ATGAAAAAACAGATTAATATAGGTCACATAGTTCAAATTTTTGGTCCAGTTATTGATGTTCAATTCCCAAACGAGCATATGCCAGCAATTCTTTCAGCCCTTGAAGTTGAAGTTGACAATCAAAAAATTGTTTTTGAAGTTGCCCAACATTTAGGTGAAGGAATTGTCCGCGCAATTGCAATGTCAATGACTTATAATTTATCAAAAGGTTTAGAAGTAAAAGATACAGGTTCACAAATTTCAGTTCCGGTTGGAAATCAAGTTTTATCACGAATGTTCAATGTTTTAGGAAATCCAATTGATAGCGGTCCGTCTCTTGATTCAGTTGAAAAAAAACCTATTCACTCACCTGCCCCAACATATTTAGAACAAAAAGCTGTAAGTGAAATTTTAGTTACAGGAATTAAAGTCATCGATTTATTAATTCCCTTTGTAAAAGGTGGAAAAATCGGTCTTTTTGGAGGAGCAGGAGTTGGGAAAACCGTTTTAGTTCAAGAACTTATTAACAATATAGCAACTAAACACGGTGGACTTTCAGTTTTTGCTGGGGTAGGCGAGCGTTCACGAGAAGGAAATGACCTTTATTTTGAAATGAAAGCTAGTGGTGTTTTAGACAAAACTGCCTTAGTTTTTGGCCAAATGAACGAACCTCCTGGTGCGCGAATGAGAGTTGCTCTTTCTGCTTTGACAATGGCCGAACATTTTCGTGATCAAGACAATCAGGACGTTCTACTTTTTATTGATAACATTTTTCGATTTACCCAAGCTGGTTCAGAAGTTTCAACACTTCTAGGTAGAATTCCATCAACTGTGGGCTATCAACCGACACTTTCAACTGAAATGGGTCAGCTTCAAGAGCGAATTACATCAACAATTAGAGGATCAATAACCTCAGTTCAGGCCGTTTATGTTCCTGCCGATGATATCACAGACCCTGCACCTGCAACTACTTTTTCACACCTTGATGCCAAAACAGTTTTAGACCGTGGGATTGCTGCTCTTGGAATTTATCCTGCAGTTGATCCTTTAGCATCATCCTCAAGAGCTTTAGATCCTAGTGTTGTTGGAAAACAGCATTATGAAGTAGCTAAAAAAGTAGTCCAAATTTTGCAAAGATTCAAGGAATTACAGGATATTATCGCAATTTTGGGTGTTGATGAACTTAGTGAGTCAGATAAACAAGTTGTTGCAAGAGCCCGCCGAATTAGGAATTTTTTATCCCAACCGTTTTTTGTAGCTCAAAAATTTTCAGGAATTGAAGGCCAATTCATTAAAATCGAAGACACAGTTAATAATTTTGATGAACTTTTATCTGGCAAATTTGATAATGTCCCTGAAGAAGCATTTTTATACGTTGGGACAATTAATCAAGCATTAGAAAAGGCAAAAAAGATGGGATGAAGTGAAAACAATTAA
- the atpG gene encoding ATP synthase F1 subunit gamma: MPKLNRIRARFTQIQNIKKITAVMEMIANSKIPKIKRQFKSSQEYFENLDYIMQNILANLCKTPEELISTNSEKNLYIVFGSNLGFCGALNNQILKKITPNLTKNDEIIIFGKKIYNYISLRYPKNIIKYFPGVEETNFSEPIIQVTNLINKAISEKKYKNIFICYNKFINIIQSKPNIINLFDFAKNKTKQDGYGIEFEPNAVEVLKKLIPFYIKSLLEKIFIESKLVETSARRTSMESATENAQDILQKLELEINSSRQSMITQEIIEIISGKM; the protein is encoded by the coding sequence ATGCCTAAATTAAACAGAATTCGTGCAAGATTTACCCAAATTCAAAATATAAAAAAAATTACTGCCGTTATGGAAATGATAGCTAATTCAAAAATTCCCAAAATTAAACGTCAATTTAAGTCATCTCAAGAATATTTTGAGAATTTAGACTATATTATGCAAAATATTTTGGCAAATTTATGCAAAACACCTGAAGAGCTAATATCAACAAACTCTGAAAAAAATCTTTACATTGTTTTTGGTTCAAATTTAGGTTTTTGCGGCGCCCTCAATAATCAAATTTTGAAAAAAATTACTCCTAATTTAACAAAAAATGATGAAATCATTATTTTTGGTAAAAAAATTTATAATTACATATCATTAAGATATCCTAAAAATATTATCAAATATTTTCCCGGAGTTGAAGAGACGAATTTTTCTGAACCAATTATTCAAGTGACAAACTTAATAAATAAGGCAATTTCTGAAAAAAAATATAAAAATATTTTCATTTGTTATAATAAATTTATAAATATAATTCAATCAAAGCCAAATATTATTAACTTATTTGATTTTGCAAAAAATAAAACAAAACAAGACGGCTATGGAATTGAATTTGAACCTAATGCAGTTGAAGTACTCAAAAAACTAATTCCTTTTTATATTAAATCCCTTTTGGAAAAAATATTTATCGAATCTAAATTAGTTGAGACATCTGCTCGTCGAACTTCAATGGAAAGTGCAACAGAAAACGCCCAAGATATTCTTCAAAAATTAGAACTTGAAATAAATTCTAGTCGCCAATCGATGATCACTCAAGAAATTATCGAAATTATTAGCGGAAAAATGTAG
- the atpA gene encoding F0F1 ATP synthase subunit alpha, with protein sequence MNKDINLTAIIKNEIKNFESKIQHDDIGKVIVVGDGVALVSGIEKVKFGELVQFENSVFGIALNLEQDLIGVVIMGNENSVFQGSTVRRTKSVISITVGDQLLGRVVNALGLPIDGKGEFDNSIKSEIFTNAPSIMDRKSVDRGLQTGILAIDSLVPIGKGQRELIIGDRQTGKTTIAIDTILNQKGKNVYCVYVAIGQKNSSVAQIVALLEKKGALDYTTVVVSGASELSPLQYLAPYSGTSIAEYWMHKGKDVLIIYDDLSKHAIAYRTLSLLLRRPPGREAFPGDIFYQHSYLLERSSQLSDETGGGSITALPIIETQAGDISAYIPTNVISITDGQIFVRDNLFNSGQKPAIDIGLSVSRVGSAAQSKLMKWASSSLKLELAQYNELKAFAQFGSDLGPSSQLILDRGNKIYELLKQENQQHFSQIQQIMMLILIKEHLIDHLQLESMQSFKSVFLKYLDTDSEIKSILEKIDHNVALKDDDLQLILNSVTNLIENFNSGRSF encoded by the coding sequence ATGAACAAAGATATAAATTTAACCGCAATAATTAAAAATGAAATTAAAAATTTCGAATCCAAAATTCAACATGATGATATTGGAAAAGTTATTGTTGTTGGAGATGGAGTTGCGCTTGTTTCCGGGATTGAAAAAGTAAAATTTGGTGAGCTTGTTCAATTTGAAAATAGTGTTTTTGGAATTGCACTTAATCTTGAACAAGATTTAATTGGTGTTGTTATTATGGGAAATGAAAACTCTGTTTTTCAAGGCTCAACTGTCAGAAGAACAAAGTCTGTCATTTCAATTACAGTTGGTGATCAACTTTTAGGTCGTGTTGTTAATGCCCTTGGTCTTCCAATTGATGGAAAAGGTGAATTTGATAATAGTATAAAATCTGAAATTTTCACAAACGCACCTTCAATAATGGATAGAAAAAGCGTTGACCGTGGACTTCAGACCGGAATTTTAGCAATTGATTCACTAGTTCCAATTGGAAAAGGACAACGTGAGTTAATAATTGGCGACCGTCAAACTGGAAAAACAACAATCGCTATTGACACAATTTTAAACCAAAAAGGTAAAAATGTTTATTGTGTTTATGTTGCAATTGGCCAAAAAAATTCAAGTGTAGCCCAAATTGTTGCTCTTCTTGAAAAAAAAGGTGCACTTGACTATACAACAGTTGTTGTTTCAGGAGCTAGCGAATTATCACCTTTACAATATTTAGCGCCATATTCTGGAACCTCAATTGCCGAATATTGAATGCATAAAGGCAAAGATGTTTTGATAATTTATGATGATTTATCAAAACATGCTATTGCATACAGAACACTCTCACTTTTATTAAGAAGACCACCGGGAAGAGAAGCTTTTCCTGGAGATATTTTTTACCAGCACTCATACCTTTTGGAACGATCATCACAATTATCTGATGAAACAGGTGGCGGTTCGATTACTGCTTTGCCAATAATTGAGACTCAAGCCGGAGATATTTCAGCTTATATTCCTACAAATGTCATATCTATTACCGACGGTCAAATTTTTGTTCGTGATAATCTTTTTAATTCAGGGCAAAAACCGGCAATCGATATAGGTCTGTCAGTTTCGCGGGTAGGTTCAGCGGCCCAATCTAAATTAATGAAATGAGCTTCCTCATCATTAAAATTAGAACTAGCACAATATAATGAACTCAAAGCTTTTGCACAATTTGGATCTGATTTAGGGCCAAGTTCGCAGTTAATTCTTGATCGCGGGAACAAAATTTATGAACTTTTAAAACAAGAAAATCAACAACATTTTTCCCAAATTCAGCAAATAATGATGTTAATTTTAATTAAAGAACATCTAATTGATCACTTACAACTTGAATCTATGCAATCGTTTAAATCTGTTTTTCTTAAATATTTAGATACAGATTCTGAAATTAAGTCAATTTTAGAAAAAATTGATCATAATGTTGCTTTAAAAGACGATGATTTACAATTAATTTTAAATTCAGTAACAAATTTGATTGAAAATTTTAATTCAGGTCGAAGTTTTTAA
- a CDS encoding F0F1 ATP synthase subunit delta has protein sequence MHPQVKNIYGYSESLLEISISEKKVDQFINDSFFIIDLVSANPSLISIFTSHFISKSEKYTLIEKIFESKIDTYMINFLKVICKNNLFSHYNQILIKYIKLANAYLGQSWGQIQSAFPLSPSEIAKFEDLISQKLNKKIVLRPKINPKLISGIKISIDNHVFEHSLSSQLRSLKQKLIKNI, from the coding sequence ATGCACCCACAGGTAAAAAATATTTATGGATATTCTGAGTCGCTCTTAGAAATCTCAATATCTGAAAAAAAAGTAGATCAATTTATAAATGATAGTTTTTTTATAATTGATTTAGTTAGCGCCAATCCTTCTTTAATTTCGATTTTCACTTCACATTTTATTTCAAAAAGTGAAAAATATACTTTGATAGAGAAAATTTTTGAGTCTAAAATTGACACTTATATGATAAATTTTCTTAAAGTAATATGCAAAAACAATCTTTTTTCACATTATAATCAAATTTTAATTAAATATATAAAACTTGCAAATGCTTATTTAGGCCAAAGTTGAGGCCAAATTCAAAGTGCATTCCCATTGTCACCATCAGAAATTGCTAAGTTTGAAGACTTAATTTCCCAAAAATTAAACAAAAAAATAGTTTTACGACCAAAAATAAATCCAAAATTAATTTCTGGAATCAAAATTAGCATTGATAACCATGTTTTTGAACATTCACTCTCATCACAGTTGCGCTCACTCAAGCAAAAACTCATAAAAAATATATAG
- a CDS encoding ATP synthase F0 subunit B, whose product MESINQSLGELFKGIIPNVYVVAATFVSFIVLFLVLTYFVYRPLKKYIKERKAFLQKHIDSTVQSNNEAKELAKQSQNHLEETKQYCIDLKHQSQLEANQLIENSKKVATEEARRLISEGQKVLTEYEKEIVKKHQENIINVATDISKKFLINQEQNNKELHEKLVLDLENLLKSEKNIRE is encoded by the coding sequence ATGGAAAGTATTAATCAATCATTAGGCGAATTGTTTAAAGGGATAATCCCTAATGTTTATGTAGTTGCTGCAACATTTGTTAGTTTCATAGTTTTATTTTTGGTTTTGACTTATTTTGTCTATCGTCCACTTAAAAAATATATCAAAGAACGTAAAGCTTTTCTCCAAAAACACATTGACTCAACAGTTCAATCAAATAATGAAGCTAAAGAATTAGCAAAACAATCGCAAAATCATTTAGAAGAAACAAAGCAATATTGCATTGATTTAAAACATCAATCTCAACTTGAGGCAAATCAGCTTATCGAAAATTCTAAAAAAGTAGCCACCGAAGAAGCTCGTCGTCTTATTTCTGAAGGTCAAAAAGTTTTAACCGAATATGAAAAAGAAATTGTAAAAAAACATCAGGAAAATATTATTAATGTTGCTACTGATATAAGTAAAAAATTCTTGATAAATCAAGAGCAAAATAACAAAGAATTGCACGAAAAATTGGTTTTAGATCTAGAAAATTTGCTAAAATCTGAAAAAAATATTAGAGAATAA
- a CDS encoding F0F1 ATP synthase subunit C: MESVINFSQKIVQNFQETATNTAHSGLNATAFAYLGAGLAMIGVIGVGAGQGYAVGKACDAIARNPEAQKRVFRVLIIGTAISETSSIYALLIAFILIFVQG, translated from the coding sequence ATGGAATCTGTTATAAATTTCTCGCAAAAAATTGTTCAAAATTTTCAAGAAACTGCTACTAACACCGCTCATTCAGGACTAAATGCGACTGCATTTGCATATTTAGGTGCTGGACTTGCGATGATCGGAGTTATCGGTGTTGGTGCCGGTCAAGGTTATGCTGTTGGAAAAGCTTGTGATGCTATTGCAAGAAATCCTGAAGCACAAAAAAGAGTTTTTCGTGTGTTAATAATTGGAACAGCTATCTCAGAAACATCATCAATTTACGCGCTTTTAATTGCCTTTATCTTAATTTTCGTACAAGGTTAA
- a CDS encoding F0F1 ATP synthase subunit A, with the protein MNFFSHWNQPQLFTLFILVVFVIILSIIIFFHIKKAKVDKAPSAIVLFAESYFLFIDDLVESAGEGYVNKAKPYIFSLFTFFLLGNLLSLSGLEPISTSISVTLSLAVISWLGIFVVGTIYGKWHYLLEFGKNPLKIIGVPAPLISLSFRMYGNIISGSVFFLIIYSGVLWLYQKIPLGVFGNFNLPVVLIFPPFLIYFDIIGSLIQSFIFVILTVSYWGMEVIHPPKKQKIEQNTLNIVQT; encoded by the coding sequence ATGAATTTTTTTTCACATTGAAATCAACCGCAGTTATTTACTCTTTTTATTTTAGTAGTTTTTGTAATAATTTTATCAATTATTATTTTTTTTCACATAAAAAAAGCAAAAGTTGATAAAGCTCCTTCGGCAATAGTTTTATTTGCAGAATCATACTTTTTATTCATTGATGACCTTGTCGAATCTGCCGGCGAAGGTTATGTAAATAAAGCAAAACCTTACATTTTTTCTCTTTTTACCTTTTTTTTATTAGGTAATTTATTGTCACTTTCAGGTCTTGAACCAATTTCTACCTCAATTTCGGTAACTTTAAGTTTGGCCGTAATTAGTTGGCTAGGGATTTTTGTTGTTGGAACAATTTATGGAAAATGGCATTATTTACTTGAATTTGGGAAAAATCCACTCAAAATAATAGGAGTACCCGCTCCATTAATTTCGCTTTCTTTCAGAATGTATGGAAATATAATTTCAGGTTCCGTTTTCTTTTTGATTATTTATTCAGGTGTTCTCTGACTTTACCAAAAAATCCCGTTAGGTGTTTTTGGTAACTTTAATTTACCGGTTGTATTAATTTTTCCACCGTTTCTTATCTATTTTGATATTATCGGCTCGTTGATACAGTCATTTATTTTTGTAATTCTAACTGTTTCATATTGAGGAATGGAAGTAATTCATCCACCAAAAAAGCAAAAAATTGAACAAAACACATTGAACATTGTTCAAACTTAA